A window from Bordetella petrii encodes these proteins:
- a CDS encoding efflux RND transporter periplasmic adaptor subunit — protein sequence MTVRIARIFVAQAALASAICCLPAWAQTDPLAAVSDPNAIRVLLTANPESTLAAPMAGRLDVMDARLGKHVEEGDVLFRLECAEPQARLRMAAAELAGAKETLRAKVGLRKLDAAGDTEVALARAATDRAAAAQELAQAQVDYCTVAAPYSGRVAKLYVRPHESVSVGTPLADLVSDGPVKLRLNLPSRELRHVEVGTPFQIDVIETGKRYSAVVTAINARVDAVAQSIELEGKAEDPQQELMPGMSGIADFQLSK from the coding sequence ATGACGGTCAGAATAGCGCGCATCTTTGTTGCTCAGGCGGCGCTGGCCAGCGCGATCTGCTGTCTGCCGGCCTGGGCTCAGACAGATCCCCTGGCTGCGGTAAGCGACCCCAACGCCATCCGCGTCCTGCTGACCGCCAACCCGGAAAGTACACTGGCGGCCCCGATGGCCGGGCGCCTGGACGTCATGGACGCGCGGCTCGGCAAACACGTAGAAGAAGGCGACGTACTGTTTCGGCTGGAATGCGCCGAGCCGCAGGCGCGCCTGCGCATGGCGGCCGCTGAACTGGCCGGCGCCAAGGAAACGCTGCGCGCCAAGGTCGGGCTGCGCAAGCTGGATGCGGCCGGCGATACTGAAGTAGCGCTGGCCCGCGCGGCAACTGACCGCGCCGCCGCCGCCCAGGAACTGGCTCAGGCCCAGGTCGACTACTGCACGGTAGCCGCGCCTTATTCGGGGCGCGTCGCCAAGCTTTACGTACGCCCTCACGAAAGTGTAAGCGTCGGCACGCCGCTGGCTGACCTGGTCAGCGATGGCCCGGTGAAACTGCGCTTGAACCTGCCGTCGCGCGAATTGCGCCATGTGGAGGTCGGCACGCCGTTCCAGATCGACGTCATCGAAACCGGCAAGCGCTACAGTGCCGTTGTCACGGCGATCAACGCCCGGGTCGACGCGGTGGCCCAGTCCATTGAACTGGAAGGGAAGGCAGAGGACCCGCAGCAGGAACTGATGCCGGGCATGAGTGGAATAGCAGACTTCCAACTATCCAAATAA
- a CDS encoding HlyD family efflux transporter periplasmic adaptor subunit has protein sequence MQEDILLLLQLAEVEGLARQADDIQQLSFHIANDAHPLLNYRQALVFEEQGDKWRLLNISGLVSTDQESPYLVWLERTRKWLREQVADGKDLWLTAPPEEGATTLTAQGWNEWWTEGVWLWPLKSRAGKPLGWVVYLLDQSPTPGQRAVMARLGQAWAYSWELLARRSRPIRSWRKGRLAKLVLLLLVALCFLPVHQRALAPGEVTSLDLEVVSAPLDGVIKAVHVRPNQTVQAGQLLFSLDDTTLSHRLAVAARAVAVADAEYLAASQTAFRNEDSRARLTVLQSRAEERRAELASIKSQLQRLEQRAPRAGVAVFADVNDWIGKPVVTGERIMQLADPARPAMLIQLPASDAISLDVGAPVDFYLTVRPLKPLHGRIIETSYEAALTPEGVPSYRLRASIDEGEGARIGLKGTARISGGRSVLGFEIIRRPLAALRAFTGF, from the coding sequence ATGCAGGAAGATATCCTCCTGTTGCTTCAATTGGCGGAGGTCGAGGGCCTGGCGCGCCAGGCCGACGATATCCAGCAGTTGAGTTTCCATATCGCCAATGACGCGCACCCTTTACTGAATTATCGCCAGGCGCTGGTATTCGAAGAGCAGGGCGATAAGTGGCGCCTGCTGAATATTTCCGGCCTGGTGTCGACCGACCAGGAATCGCCTTACCTGGTGTGGCTGGAGCGCACCCGCAAATGGTTGCGCGAGCAGGTGGCCGACGGCAAAGACCTCTGGCTGACGGCGCCGCCCGAAGAGGGCGCCACGACGCTTACCGCCCAGGGATGGAACGAGTGGTGGACCGAGGGCGTATGGCTGTGGCCGCTGAAGTCCCGCGCGGGCAAGCCGCTGGGCTGGGTCGTGTATCTGCTGGACCAATCCCCGACTCCCGGGCAGCGGGCCGTGATGGCGCGCCTGGGCCAGGCCTGGGCCTACAGCTGGGAACTGCTGGCGCGGCGCAGCAGGCCGATCCGAAGCTGGCGCAAGGGCCGGCTGGCCAAACTGGTGCTGCTGTTGTTGGTGGCTTTGTGCTTTCTTCCAGTGCACCAGCGGGCGCTGGCCCCGGGCGAAGTCACTTCGCTGGACCTGGAAGTGGTCAGTGCGCCGCTGGATGGTGTCATCAAGGCCGTTCACGTCCGTCCCAACCAAACGGTCCAGGCTGGGCAGCTTTTGTTTTCGCTGGATGACACGACATTGAGCCATCGCCTCGCAGTCGCGGCCCGGGCTGTAGCGGTGGCCGACGCAGAGTACCTCGCGGCCAGCCAGACCGCCTTTCGCAATGAAGACAGCAGGGCGCGGCTGACGGTGCTGCAAAGCCGCGCGGAAGAACGGCGCGCCGAGCTGGCGTCCATCAAGTCCCAGCTGCAGCGGCTGGAACAGCGGGCGCCGCGGGCCGGCGTGGCCGTGTTTGCCGACGTCAACGACTGGATCGGCAAGCCGGTTGTCACAGGTGAGCGCATCATGCAACTGGCCGATCCCGCCAGGCCCGCAATGCTGATACAACTGCCCGCGTCCGACGCCATCTCGCTGGATGTCGGGGCGCCGGTCGATTTCTATCTGACGGTGCGGCCCTTGAAGCCGCTGCATGGCCGTATCATCGAGACCAGCTACGAGGCGGCCCTGACACCCGAAGGCGTGCCCAGCTACCGCCTGCGCGCCAGTATCGACGAAGGCGAGGGCGCCCGCATCGGCCTGAAGGGCACCGCCAGAATTTCCGGAGGCAGGTCGGTGCTGGGTTTCGAGATCATCCGCCGGCCGCTGGCCGCGCTGCGGGCTTTCACGGGGTTCTGA
- a CDS encoding HlyD family efflux transporter periplasmic adaptor subunit, with the protein MPAARSLPGLREDLRIFGASPQIDGSPAWIIEDPVRNRHFRIGWLEFEFLARWKMKPDELLADIAQATPLQPDGAQLGEFAEFLRSNQLLRAAPSQSQAMAAAEPRRPWMQLKWWLHNYLFFRIPLIHPTYWLSRLYRRLRFLFHPLTAWLVAALSLSGVFLTLRQWDTFQHTLFESVSWKGALGFALALAVAKTLHEFGHALVATHFKVRVGHMGVAFLVMWPMLYTDTSESWRLTEPRQRLMIAAAGITTELIIAGLSTLLWAVLPPGVMRQACFYLATTSWVLSLALNASPFMRFDGYFILSDWLDLPNLHERAAALARTALRRLVLGGNDPWPESFPPRQRRRLILFAWVTWLYRLVIYLGIALAVYHFFFKALGVVLLAVELGYFIVRPCWRELKVWSQRRRHIRRARRTVLWLVLLLFILWLAIPLPTSIRAPALARAAQQWAAFTPTPARVTELARAGQVTRGTVLLSLENPDLSSQAQAALAGIRGGAARLSGLLDQSSGLEQQAATMESLAMSLANAQSVAAEREKLILRAPFDGTWLDVPPELRPGSWVGQQQSLGRLVDPSRWIAEAYVSEEDIQSLSPGSQGCFYLESDPVRQCGSIETIAPARLQRLPSPLLATVHDGPIPAYQKQEALIPEQALYTVRLQLDEPLPLLREQRGKVYFEGVRRSRLMTILRYFASLAIRESGF; encoded by the coding sequence ATGCCGGCCGCGCGATCCTTGCCCGGGCTGCGTGAAGATCTGCGCATTTTCGGCGCTTCGCCGCAAATCGACGGCAGCCCGGCCTGGATCATTGAAGACCCTGTGCGCAACCGCCATTTTCGCATCGGCTGGCTGGAATTCGAGTTTCTGGCGCGCTGGAAGATGAAGCCTGATGAGCTGCTCGCCGACATTGCCCAAGCCACCCCTTTGCAGCCCGACGGTGCCCAGCTGGGGGAATTCGCCGAGTTCTTGCGCAGCAATCAATTATTGCGCGCAGCGCCATCGCAAAGCCAGGCCATGGCAGCGGCTGAGCCTCGGCGTCCGTGGATGCAGCTGAAATGGTGGCTGCACAATTACCTGTTCTTCCGCATTCCGCTCATCCACCCCACGTACTGGCTGTCGCGCCTGTATCGCCGCCTGCGCTTTCTGTTCCACCCCCTGACTGCCTGGCTGGTGGCCGCATTGAGCCTGTCCGGCGTGTTCCTGACCTTGCGGCAGTGGGACACATTCCAGCATACCCTGTTCGAATCGGTGTCCTGGAAAGGCGCGCTCGGATTCGCGCTGGCGCTGGCCGTGGCCAAGACCCTGCACGAGTTCGGCCATGCCCTGGTGGCGACGCATTTCAAGGTTAGGGTCGGGCACATGGGCGTGGCTTTTCTGGTCATGTGGCCCATGCTGTACACCGATACCAGCGAGTCGTGGCGCCTGACCGAGCCGCGCCAGCGGCTGATGATCGCCGCGGCCGGGATCACCACCGAATTGATCATCGCCGGCCTGTCTACGCTGCTGTGGGCGGTGCTGCCGCCTGGGGTGATGCGCCAGGCCTGTTTTTATCTGGCCACCACCAGCTGGGTGCTGTCGCTGGCGCTCAATGCCAGTCCGTTCATGCGCTTCGACGGCTATTTCATCCTGTCTGACTGGCTGGATCTGCCCAACCTGCATGAACGCGCTGCGGCCCTGGCGCGCACGGCGCTGCGGCGCCTCGTCCTGGGTGGGAACGACCCCTGGCCCGAATCTTTTCCGCCGCGCCAGCGACGCAGGCTGATTCTGTTTGCGTGGGTGACCTGGCTCTATCGGCTGGTGATCTATCTGGGAATCGCGTTGGCGGTGTATCACTTTTTTTTCAAGGCGCTGGGCGTGGTGCTGCTTGCGGTGGAGCTCGGTTATTTCATCGTGCGGCCCTGCTGGCGCGAGCTGAAAGTCTGGTCGCAGCGCCGGCGGCATATCCGGCGAGCACGGCGCACAGTACTGTGGCTGGTGTTGCTGCTGTTTATTCTGTGGCTGGCGATACCGCTTCCGACCTCTATCCGGGCGCCTGCCCTGGCACGGGCTGCTCAGCAATGGGCCGCCTTTACCCCGACACCGGCGCGCGTGACCGAGTTGGCCAGGGCAGGGCAGGTCACTCGCGGAACGGTATTGCTAAGCCTCGAGAACCCCGACTTGAGCAGCCAGGCCCAGGCCGCTCTGGCCGGCATCCGCGGGGGTGCGGCGCGCCTGTCGGGCCTGCTGGACCAGTCCAGCGGCCTGGAGCAGCAGGCCGCCACGATGGAATCGCTGGCCATGAGCCTGGCCAACGCGCAATCGGTCGCCGCCGAACGTGAAAAACTGATTCTGCGCGCGCCATTCGATGGCACCTGGCTGGATGTGCCGCCCGAGCTCCGGCCGGGCAGCTGGGTTGGCCAGCAGCAGAGCCTGGGCCGGCTGGTCGATCCTTCGCGCTGGATTGCCGAGGCTTATGTCAGCGAAGAAGACATCCAGTCGCTAAGCCCTGGCAGCCAAGGCTGCTTCTATCTGGAAAGCGATCCGGTGCGCCAGTGCGGCAGCATTGAAACCATCGCGCCGGCACGGTTGCAGCGATTGCCGTCGCCCTTGCTCGCCACGGTGCATGACGGTCCCATTCCTGCGTATCAAAAGCAAGAGGCCTTGATCCCGGAACAGGCGTTGTACACGGTGCGCCTGCAGCTGGATGAGCCGCTGCCGCTGCTGCGCGAGCAACGCGGGAAGGTCTATTTTGAGGGCGTCAGGCGCAGCCGGCTGATGACAATATTGAGATATTTCGCCAGCCTGGCCATCCGGGAAAGCGGTTTCTGA
- a CDS encoding LysR family transcriptional regulator, with protein sequence MQIPILQDPRSSDRLDWNLLRTFLVIVQERSISGAAAKLHLTQSAVSQALKRLEDQLGRRLIERHNVAFTVTNAGEEACRAVEAIQGNVSQLLADVSQAEAEATGRIRLLVASRIHSAVYDDFWADFHSQHPRIEVQMDVLPSSEIVTLIQQRAATAGIALCRQMPRRLESKVFLQQRYALFCGRNHALFGKQDVRIEELLGENFVSFASDALGDSLSPLTIFRDQRGFSGRVVAASTQHDEVKRLLIAGFGIGCLPEHSVQADIEQGRLWRLPPGEGVCTVDLHLLWHRDAQPAAAEKAFLKHFRDYIDRYSMAERLASSGV encoded by the coding sequence ATGCAAATTCCCATCCTGCAAGACCCTCGCTCCAGCGACCGCCTGGACTGGAATCTGCTGCGGACCTTTCTGGTCATTGTTCAGGAACGAAGCATCAGCGGCGCCGCCGCCAAGCTGCACCTGACCCAATCGGCAGTCAGCCAGGCGCTCAAGCGCCTGGAAGATCAGCTCGGGCGGCGGCTGATCGAACGGCACAACGTGGCTTTTACGGTTACAAATGCGGGCGAAGAAGCGTGCAGGGCGGTCGAGGCGATCCAGGGCAATGTGTCGCAGCTATTGGCGGATGTCTCGCAGGCGGAAGCGGAAGCCACGGGGCGTATCCGCCTGCTGGTCGCCAGCCGGATCCATTCCGCGGTGTACGACGATTTCTGGGCCGATTTCCACAGCCAGCATCCACGGATCGAGGTGCAGATGGACGTGCTGCCGAGCAGCGAGATCGTCACCCTGATACAGCAGCGGGCCGCCACGGCCGGCATCGCCTTGTGCCGGCAGATGCCCCGGCGCCTTGAAAGCAAAGTTTTCCTGCAGCAGCGCTATGCGCTGTTCTGCGGCCGCAACCATGCGCTGTTCGGCAAACAGGACGTCCGCATCGAAGAACTGCTGGGCGAGAACTTCGTTTCGTTCGCCAGCGACGCGCTTGGCGACAGCCTGTCGCCGTTAACCATTTTTCGCGACCAGCGGGGCTTTTCCGGCCGGGTGGTGGCAGCGTCGACGCAGCATGACGAGGTCAAGCGGCTGCTGATCGCCGGTTTCGGCATTGGCTGCCTGCCTGAGCACAGCGTGCAGGCGGATATCGAACAAGGGCGCCTGTGGCGCCTGCCGCCGGGCGAAGGCGTATGCACCGTGGATCTTCATCTGCTGTGGCACCGGGACGCGCAGCCGGCTGCCGCGGAAAAGGCGTTCCTGAAGCATTTCAGAGACTACATCGACAGATATTCCATGGCCGAACGCCTGGCCTCCAGCGGCGTTTGA
- a CDS encoding MFS transporter: MAAPASPSTARQPVRAATAAFIGTTIEWYDFYIYATAAALVFGKVFFPTADPFVSTMASFGTFAAGFLARPLGGVIFGHLGDRVGRKKALMATLVIMGTATVGIGLLPSYAAAGLWAPALLLLLRLAQGLAVGGEWGGAVLMAGEHASQRRRTFAASFAQLGSPAGLILSLLAFRLLAMLDEADFVSWGWRVPFLVSAVLLFVGYFIRVGVNESPDFTQVLERQERAEVPAREVLRTAWRTVLLCMGVCTVAIGGIYFTNTFMLSYTTQTLGLSRALILDCLFAVAIIQFLVQPLAAWLADALGPVRVLITAAFCSVLAPYPMFMLVTQGTALGIIAGIAIVLVFMATIYSAMAGYISQAFAPHVRYSGISLSYQLCGAIAGGMTPLVGTWLTYRYPGQWMPLAIFYSVLSAITLLSIWALAGHKRRRGLDAPRAAGTTAA; this comes from the coding sequence ATGGCCGCTCCTGCCAGCCCATCCACGGCGCGCCAGCCCGTCCGGGCCGCAACCGCCGCCTTCATCGGCACCACCATCGAGTGGTATGACTTCTACATCTACGCCACCGCCGCCGCGCTGGTGTTCGGCAAGGTGTTCTTTCCCACCGCCGACCCCTTCGTCAGTACCATGGCCTCGTTCGGCACCTTCGCCGCCGGCTTTCTGGCGCGCCCCCTGGGCGGCGTCATTTTCGGCCACCTGGGCGACCGGGTCGGCCGCAAGAAGGCGCTGATGGCAACCCTGGTCATCATGGGAACGGCAACGGTCGGCATCGGCCTGCTGCCCAGCTATGCGGCCGCCGGCCTGTGGGCCCCCGCCCTGCTGTTGCTGCTGCGCCTGGCGCAAGGCCTCGCCGTCGGCGGCGAATGGGGCGGCGCCGTGCTGATGGCGGGCGAACACGCCTCGCAGCGCCGCCGTACCTTTGCCGCCTCTTTCGCGCAATTGGGCAGTCCCGCGGGGCTGATCCTGTCGCTGCTCGCATTCCGCCTGCTGGCGATGCTGGATGAAGCGGATTTCGTCAGCTGGGGCTGGCGGGTGCCGTTCCTGGTCAGCGCCGTACTGCTGTTCGTGGGTTATTTCATTCGCGTTGGCGTCAATGAATCACCCGACTTCACGCAAGTCCTGGAGCGCCAGGAGCGCGCCGAAGTTCCGGCCCGGGAGGTGCTGCGCACCGCCTGGCGCACTGTCCTGCTGTGCATGGGTGTCTGCACCGTGGCGATCGGCGGCATCTATTTCACCAACACGTTCATGCTGTCCTACACCACCCAGACGCTGGGCCTGAGCCGCGCGCTGATTCTGGACTGCCTGTTCGCCGTCGCCATCATCCAGTTCCTGGTCCAGCCCCTGGCCGCCTGGCTGGCCGACGCGCTCGGCCCCGTCCGGGTATTGATCACGGCGGCGTTCTGCTCGGTGCTGGCGCCCTACCCTATGTTCATGCTCGTCACGCAGGGCACCGCCCTGGGCATCATCGCCGGCATTGCCATCGTGCTGGTCTTCATGGCGACGATCTATTCGGCGATGGCCGGGTACATCAGCCAGGCTTTTGCCCCGCATGTGCGCTACTCGGGCATCTCGCTGTCGTACCAGTTGTGCGGCGCGATCGCGGGGGGCATGACGCCGCTGGTCGGCACCTGGCTGACCTACCGCTATCCGGGCCAGTGGATGCCCCTGGCGATCTTCTATTCGGTCCTTTCCGCCATCACGCTGCTCTCGATCTGGGCGCTGGCCGGACACAAGCGCCGCCGCGGGCTGGACGCGCCGCGCGCCGCCGGCACCACGGCCGCCTGA